One genomic region from Corvus hawaiiensis isolate bCorHaw1 chromosome 28, bCorHaw1.pri.cur, whole genome shotgun sequence encodes:
- the RAB11B gene encoding ras-related protein Rab-11B has translation MGTRDDEYDYLFKVVLIGDSGVGKSNLLSRFTRNEFNLESKSTIGVEFATRSIQVDGKTIKAQIWDTAGQERYRAITSAYYRGAVGALLVYDIAKHLTYENVERWLKELRDHADNNIVIMLVGNKSDLRHLRAVPTDEARAFAEKNNLSFIETSALDSTNVEEAFKNILTEIYRIVSQKQIADRSAHDESPGNNVVDISVPPTTDGQKSNKLQCCQNL, from the exons ATGGGCACCCGCGACGACGAGTACGACTATCTGTTCAAAG TTGTGTTGATTGGAGACTCTGGAGTTGGGAAAAGTAATCTTCTGTCACGTTTCACACGCAATGAGTTCAATCTGGAGAGTAAGAGCACCATTGGGGTGGAATTTGCCACCAGGAGCATCCAGGTGGATGGGAAGACGATAAAAGCACAGATCTGGGATACTGCAGGCCAGGAGCGATACCGCGCCATTACCTCAGC ATATTACCGCGGTGCTGTTGGGGCTCTGCTTGTCTATGACATTGCCAAACACCTCACCTACGAGAACGTGGAGCGCTGGCTGAAGGAGCTGCGAGACCACGCCGACAACAACATCGTGATCATGCTGGTGGGTAACAAGAGCGACCTGCGCCACCTCCGGGCCGTGCCCACCGACGAGGCCAGGGCCTTCGCAG aaaaaaataacttatCTTTTATTGAAACATCTGCTCTGGATTCAACAAATGTAGAAGAAGCCTTCAAGAACATCCTTACAG AGATCTACCGCATCGTGTCGCAGAAGCAAATCGCCGACCGGTCTGCGCACGATGAGTCTCCTGGCAACAACGTCGTCGACATCAGCGTCCCACCAACCACCGATGGACAGAAATCCAACAAACTCCAGTGCTGTCAGAACCTGTGA